One region of Methanobrevibacter sp. genomic DNA includes:
- a CDS encoding DUF1786 domain-containing protein: protein MRILAIDVGTGTQDMMIYDSEKELENSIKLVLPSPHLFISQQIREIENDIYFKGEIMGGGKIKNTILEHMEKGYKVVMEPLCAKTIRDNLDQVKSFGIEIADETKDYSQYTIINMGDINITKLSEFLLGYDLEFDFDKIAIAVQDHGYNENMGDRDFRFEKIREKINKPISPLEFGFMEDLPEYFTRMNAVRRTVKDEGISEIPLMMDTKFASIAGMCFDEVAEKLQSYVVIDIGNGHTTAATIENGKIQGVFEHHTSSLTSESLERYIKRLAEGTITNKEVYDDHGHGAHVLNPINEIEKVIVSGPKRELIEKTNLDWHHAAPGGDVMMTGTVGLIKTILER, encoded by the coding sequence ATGAGAATCTTAGCAATAGACGTTGGAACAGGCACACAGGATATGATGATTTATGATAGTGAAAAAGAACTAGAAAATTCAATTAAGCTAGTTTTGCCTTCACCTCATTTGTTTATTTCCCAACAAATCAGAGAGATTGAAAATGACATTTATTTTAAGGGAGAAATAATGGGAGGAGGAAAAATAAAAAACACTATCCTTGAACATATGGAAAAAGGATACAAAGTAGTAATGGAACCTCTATGTGCAAAAACAATAAGGGATAATTTAGACCAGGTAAAATCATTTGGAATTGAAATAGCTGATGAGACAAAAGATTATTCACAATACACAATAATCAATATGGGAGACATAAATATAACAAAATTGTCAGAATTCCTGTTAGGATATGATTTAGAATTTGATTTTGATAAAATTGCAATAGCTGTTCAGGACCACGGTTACAACGAAAATATGGGTGATAGGGACTTTAGATTTGAAAAGATAAGAGAAAAAATCAATAAGCCAATCTCCCCATTAGAATTCGGATTTATGGAAGATTTGCCTGAATACTTTACAAGAATGAATGCTGTTAGAAGAACAGTAAAAGATGAGGGAATTAGTGAAATTCCATTGATGATGGATACAAAATTTGCTTCTATTGCAGGAATGTGTTTTGATGAAGTTGCTGAGAAATTGCAAAGTTATGTTGTAATAGACATAGGAAATGGACATACAACAGCAGCTACAATCGAAAATGGAAAAATTCAGGGAGTGTTTGAACATCACACTTCCAGTTTAACAAGCGAATCCCTTGAAAGGTACATTAAAAGACTTGCTGAAGGAACAATAACAAATAAAGAGGTATATGATGACCATGGTCACGGCGCACATGTTTTAAATCCTATAAATGAAATTGAAAAGGTAATAGTCAGCGGTCCGAAAAGAGAGTTAATTGAAAAAACAAATCTAGACTGGCATCATGCCGCTCCCGGCGGGGATGTAATGATGACTGGAACCGTAGGTTTAATAAAAACAATACTGGAAAGATAA
- a CDS encoding PHP domain-containing protein: MLKMDSHIHSKYSHDSNSKLEDIIKIAKKENIDIIAISDHNTVDGTSEILSKTRSTDILAIPSIEISSTHGHILGFGCEEIIPKNLSPEETIDKIHEMAGIAIIPHPYCFYRHGLLCECDYKDLKIDGIETKNARFIIGHSNRKAKKLSQKENIPSLGASDAHYWKFVGDCYSLVSCEKDIDSVLKAIRKGNIEAHGKGTSNILLSKYLFEKNVLKKF; encoded by the coding sequence ATGCTTAAAATGGATTCTCATATTCATAGTAAATACTCACATGATTCTAATTCAAAACTGGAAGATATTATAAAAATCGCAAAAAAGGAAAATATAGATATAATAGCCATTAGTGATCATAATACTGTAGATGGAACAAGTGAAATATTAAGTAAAACAAGGAGTACAGATATACTGGCCATTCCTTCTATAGAAATTTCTTCGACACATGGCCATATACTTGGATTTGGGTGTGAGGAAATTATACCTAAGAACTTATCACCTGAAGAAACAATAGACAAAATTCATGAAATGGCAGGCATTGCAATTATCCCCCATCCGTACTGTTTTTACAGACACGGACTTTTATGTGAATGTGATTATAAAGATTTAAAAATTGATGGGATTGAAACTAAAAATGCAAGATTCATAATAGGGCATTCAAATAGAAAAGCGAAAAAATTATCACAAAAGGAAAATATACCTTCATTAGGTGCAAGCGATGCCCATTACTGGAAATTTGTTGGAGATTGTTATAGTCTGGTCAGTTGTGAAAAGGACATTGACAGTGTATTAAAAGCAATAAGAAAAGGAAATATTGAGGCACACGGAAAAGGCACTTCAAATATATTGCTTTCTAAATACCTATTTGAGAAGAATGTATTAAAAAAATTTTAA